Proteins from one Aspergillus nidulans FGSC A4 chromosome VIII genomic window:
- a CDS encoding putative acid phosphatase (transcript_id=CADANIAT00001700): MTTLIPRGPYTQDEVEKLYPKELKLQLVQVFLRHGERTPVSSRFENAGLPPYWPYCNVARRMVQMAASNEDLSSWNAFKWRRKFETFGDRDQTIVTVGAGGDIEGICQHGELTDKGRETTYQLGQRLRHLYVNQLGFMPKIKSDTEDMYLRATTIPRALESLQQAFWGMYPASARTEDFQPPVIIARSVSEETLFPNESSCRRFRQLARLFADKAAKKWNNSEEMDYINSVYGKWMPENSPRVAVDSHPRLSGIQDTINATDAHGPATRLPSEFYNNKARAYMEHIAVDEWFTGYNESTEYRKLGIGALMGDIVDRMVATAVDGGWRSQTAASGSSVEKGKAIKFAMSGCHDTTLAAILGSLGTLDNRWPPFTSSIAIELFSRADSTSESTDTALPAPKQGSGLFSFLSGSSSANSRKTHLPPSSTARTPLESLPESARQALQKNYVRIRYNDRVVRIPGCAVKPENHLPGDDTFCTLEAFKEIVDKFTPKNWKNECVQNLGEGLYGKDEKEKAISGF, from the exons TTCCTACGACATG GCGAGCGCACGCCGGTATCTTCGCGCTTTGAGAAT GCAGGACTGCCACCAT ACTGGCCTTACTGCAATGTTGCCCGCCGCATGGTCCAGATGGCCGCGAGCAATGAGGACCTTTCGTCATGGAACGCCTTCAAGTGGCGGAGGAAGTTCGAGACATTCGGCGATAGGGACCAAACAATAGTGACTGTCGGTGCAGGTGGTGACATTGAGGGAATATG TCAGCACGGCGAATTAACGGATAAAGGACGTGAGACGACCTACCAGCTCGGCCAACGTCTGCGACATCTGTATGTGAACCAGCTCGGATTCATGCCCAAAATCAAGTCCGACACAGAGGACATGTATCTCCGTGCTACGACCATTCCAAGAGCTCTGGAATCTCTGCAACAGGCATTCTGGGGGATGTATCCCGCTAGTGCACGTACAGAGGACTTTCAACCGCCAGTGATTATAGCGCGGTCTGTGTCAGAGGAGACGCTCTTTCCCAACGAGAGCAGCTGCCGTCGATTCAGACAGCTTGCTAGACTTTTCGCCGATAAAGCAGCCAAAAAAT GGAACAATTCCGAAGAAATGGACTATATCAACAGTGTTTATGGCAAATGGATGCCTGAGAATTCACCCCGAGTGGCTGTTGATTCTCACCCACGACTATCTGGTATACAGGACACAATTAATGCCACAGACGCTCATGGCCCCGCCACAAGACTCCCCTCGGAATTCTACAATAACAAGGCCCGAGCTTATATGGAGCACATAGCCGTCGATGAGTGGTTCACCGGTTATAACGAAAGCACGGAGTACCGTAAACTTGGCATCGGAGCTCTGATGGGCGATATCGTCGACCGCATGGTTGCCACTGCCGTAGATGGCGGCTGGCGCAGCCAAACCGCCGCTTCTGGTTCCTCTGTGGAGAAGGGCAAGGCAATCAAGTTCGCCATGAGCGGATGCCATGACACCACTCTCGCCGCCATTCTAGGCAGTCTGGGTACCCTGGATAACAGATGGCCTCCTTTTACTTCCTCCATTGCCATAGAACTCTTCTCTCGCGCAGACTCAACGTCTGAAAGCACAGATACCGCACTTCCGGCGCCCAAGCAAGGCAGTggcctcttctccttcttgtccggctcatcttctgcaaaCTCACGCAAGACTCATCTCCCTCCCTCTTCGACCGCCCGCACGCCTCTTGAATCTCTCCCCGAGTCAGCGCGCCAAGCCCTCCAAAAGAATTACGTCCGTATTCGCTACAATGACCGAGTCGTGCGCATCCCTGGCTGTGCTGTGAAGCCAGAGAATCACTTACCTGGCGACGACACGTTCTGCACATTGGAGGCGTTTAAGGAAATCGTTGATAAATTTACGCCGAAGAATTGGAAAAACGAATGCGTTCAAAATCTGGGTGAGGGGTTGTAtggcaag